A stretch of Janibacter endophyticus DNA encodes these proteins:
- a CDS encoding PhoX family protein, producing MKRLLPMAGHTRGSRSPVTCALKCGNACAHPAPNTSGNPHFREIAEAAISRRSALGLGGGVAAAVVLANAPEAAADNGIFPKGGGKLPFTAIEAVPRTVDTMTVPKGYDWAPIIRWGDPLFADSPEFDITAQTGESQSKQFGYNCDYLNVISDGGNDRTGYLVNSHEYTNEYIMFSPEYIASNFEDVVNAGIAAHGLSVVDLKRSKQGEPWTYVRGGRRNRRITGFTPFAVDGPAAGSGLMKTAADPVGRRVLGTLNNCAGGTTPWGTVLSGEENFDQYFVGTGSPEEARYGLRNRPTERGWEKVYERFDLNNDGYANEANRFGWIVEVDPEDPTSTPVKHTALGRFKHEAGTTVIAASGHAVVYMGDDQVNDYVYKFVSSKTYREGDKRHNMTLLSDGTLYVAKYTGDSPQSEITGTGTLPSDGAFDGTGTWIPLVRGNRSLVPGMSVEEVLVYTRLAADKMGATMMDRPEDMEPNPVTGKIYLALTNNSSRRLDKVDEANPVAPNRDGHVIEMVEAGGDHTAESFSWNILMLCGDPAKSSSAYFSGYPKEKVSPISCPDNLAFDSQGNLWISTDGQPGKIGYGDALHKVTLEGRNRGRVEQFLAVPTDAETCGPVIHDRDNSVFVAVQHPGENGDWGAHTSYFPDFLPASGPLQVGDDVAVPRPTVVQVFSTTGNRGKGHHQRAQKSMRRDDRRKSTDKGRGNGVNENRSSNPRAGRG from the coding sequence ATGAAGCGTCTCCTCCCCATGGCAGGCCACACCCGCGGCTCGCGGTCACCGGTGACCTGCGCCCTCAAGTGCGGCAACGCCTGCGCCCATCCGGCGCCCAACACCTCGGGCAACCCGCACTTCCGGGAGATCGCCGAGGCCGCCATCAGCCGACGCTCGGCCCTCGGCCTCGGCGGTGGCGTCGCTGCCGCCGTCGTCCTCGCCAACGCCCCGGAGGCCGCGGCCGACAACGGCATCTTCCCGAAGGGTGGCGGCAAGCTCCCCTTCACCGCGATCGAGGCCGTCCCGCGGACCGTCGACACCATGACTGTCCCGAAGGGCTACGACTGGGCGCCGATCATCCGGTGGGGTGACCCCCTCTTCGCGGACTCCCCCGAGTTCGACATCACCGCTCAGACCGGTGAGTCGCAGTCGAAGCAGTTCGGCTACAACTGCGACTACCTCAACGTCATCTCCGACGGCGGGAACGACCGGACGGGGTACCTCGTCAACTCCCACGAGTACACGAACGAGTACATCATGTTCTCGCCCGAGTACATCGCCTCGAACTTCGAGGACGTCGTCAACGCCGGGATCGCCGCGCACGGCCTCTCCGTCGTCGACCTCAAGCGCTCGAAGCAGGGCGAGCCGTGGACCTACGTCCGCGGGGGCCGCCGCAACCGACGGATCACCGGCTTCACCCCCTTCGCCGTCGACGGGCCGGCCGCAGGGTCGGGCCTCATGAAGACCGCGGCGGACCCCGTGGGTCGCCGCGTGCTCGGCACCCTCAACAACTGCGCCGGTGGCACGACGCCGTGGGGCACGGTGCTCTCCGGCGAGGAGAACTTCGACCAGTACTTCGTCGGCACGGGCTCGCCCGAGGAGGCCCGCTACGGCCTGCGCAACCGCCCGACGGAGCGCGGCTGGGAGAAGGTGTACGAGCGCTTCGACCTCAACAACGACGGGTATGCCAACGAGGCCAACCGCTTCGGCTGGATCGTCGAGGTCGACCCCGAGGACCCGACGTCCACCCCGGTCAAGCACACGGCGCTCGGCCGCTTCAAGCACGAGGCCGGCACGACGGTCATCGCGGCCTCCGGGCACGCCGTCGTCTACATGGGCGACGACCAGGTCAACGACTACGTCTACAAGTTCGTCTCGTCGAAGACCTACCGTGAGGGCGACAAGCGCCACAACATGACGCTGCTGTCCGACGGCACCCTCTACGTCGCGAAGTACACGGGCGACTCCCCGCAGTCCGAGATCACCGGCACCGGGACCCTCCCCAGCGACGGGGCCTTCGACGGCACCGGCACGTGGATCCCGCTCGTGCGCGGCAACCGCTCGCTCGTCCCGGGCATGTCGGTCGAGGAGGTGCTCGTCTACACGCGTCTCGCCGCCGACAAGATGGGCGCGACGATGATGGACCGGCCCGAGGACATGGAGCCCAACCCCGTCACCGGCAAGATCTACCTCGCGCTGACGAACAACAGCTCCCGTCGGCTCGACAAGGTCGACGAGGCCAACCCGGTCGCCCCCAACCGCGACGGGCACGTCATCGAGATGGTCGAGGCCGGTGGTGACCACACCGCCGAGTCGTTCTCGTGGAACATCCTCATGCTCTGCGGCGACCCGGCGAAGTCCTCGTCGGCGTACTTCTCCGGCTACCCGAAGGAGAAGGTCTCCCCGATCTCCTGCCCGGACAACCTCGCCTTCGACTCCCAGGGCAACCTGTGGATCTCGACGGACGGCCAGCCCGGCAAGATCGGCTACGGCGACGCCCTGCACAAGGTGACGCTCGAGGGCCGCAACCGCGGCCGTGTCGAGCAGTTCCTCGCCGTGCCGACCGACGCCGAGACCTGCGGCCCGGTGATCCACGACCGGGACAACTCGGTCTTCGTCGCCGTCCAGCACCCCGGTGAGAACGGCGACTGGGGCGCCCACACGTCGTACTTCCCCGACTTCCTCCCGGCCAGCGGCCCGCTGCAGGTCGGGGACGACGTCGCGGTCCCCCGACCCACTGTCGTTCAGGTCTTCTCGACCACGGGCAACCGCGGCAAGGGCCACCACCAGCGCGCCCAGAAGTCGATGCGGCGCGACGACCGCCGCAAGAGCACCGACAAGGGCCGCGGCAATGGCGTCAACGAGAACCGCAGCAGCAACCCCCGGGCCGGCCGCGGCTGA